One region of Psychrobacter sp. DAB_AL43B genomic DNA includes:
- a CDS encoding response regulator, whose product MTHILLVEDDPAIAMSLKVTCKREGWQITWLDNASSVLPMLRSEKAQDLSAIILDVGLPDGDGLSLCQQIRHAPDIGTLKDVPVVFLTARSDEVDRILGLEMGGDDYCAKPFSPRELVARLKAIWRREQLLYEQSANNHTETANNSADHASSSNTLSSNGLSNNMSGQALTFECQSGVWHYQPLNYSLLWQEQKLELSNTERKILLTLLKAPNQVFSREQLLNAVSDYPDHRLARTIDSHVKSIRKQLASVDSSIEVIHTHRGLGYALCPA is encoded by the coding sequence GACTCATATTTTATTGGTAGAAGATGATCCCGCTATTGCTATGTCGCTTAAAGTCACCTGCAAGCGTGAAGGCTGGCAAATCACTTGGTTAGATAATGCCAGCAGCGTGCTGCCGATGCTACGTAGCGAAAAAGCACAAGATTTATCAGCGATTATCTTAGACGTAGGGTTGCCAGACGGTGATGGTTTGAGCCTATGCCAGCAGATACGTCATGCGCCTGATATAGGAACGCTCAAAGATGTGCCTGTGGTATTTTTGACTGCACGTAGTGATGAGGTCGATCGTATCTTAGGTTTAGAGATGGGCGGTGATGACTATTGTGCCAAGCCCTTTAGCCCTAGAGAGTTGGTCGCTCGCCTAAAGGCCATTTGGCGACGTGAGCAATTACTTTATGAGCAGTCTGCTAATAACCATACAGAAACGGCAAATAATAGCGCCGACCATGCTTCATCGAGCAACACGTTATCTAGTAACGGTCTTTCGAATAACATGTCGGGGCAAGCACTAACGTTTGAGTGCCAATCTGGTGTTTGGCATTATCAACCGCTCAACTACTCGCTGCTGTGGCAAGAGCAAAAGCTCGAACTTAGTAATACAGAACGCAAAATCTTATTAACCTTATTAAAAGCACCCAATCAAGTATTTAGTCGTGAACAGCTACTCAATGCTGTCAGTGATTATCCTGACCATCGCTTGGCACGGACGATTGACAGTCATGTCAAATCCATTCGTAAGCAGCTAGCAAGTGTTGATTCTAGCATTGAAGTCATTCATACCCATCGTGGTCTTGGCTATGCGTTGTGTCCAGC